TCACTACTGGCAAAAGAAGTATCACGCCCAGTTGCGAGATAAGCCGATAGAGCACCAAAGTAGTTTCACATTGCTTAAAGTAACAGAGCCCCAGGAAGAGTCCACCGCCCAGGATCTCTTTGCGGAATACCGTGGAATCCGTTTTTACCGGGAGCCATCTGTAAGTTTTTTAAAAGCCTTAATCAGTTAATTTATGTTACAGATTAACAACGGCACCCATTACTGGTTGTATCACAAATGGGCAGATGTTCGCAAGAGTTTTGACGGCTTGAGCGGGCTTGTTACCAACGAACTGGGGA
This Chitinophaga sancti DNA region includes the following protein-coding sequences:
- the tnpA gene encoding IS66 family insertion sequence element accessory protein TnpA, giving the protein MEQKQSNGLSKEQKMFALIGEHEGSSMTVKDFCELYDLSPGTYHYWQKKYHAQLRDKPIEHQSSFTLLKVTEPQEESTAQDLFAEYRGIRFYREPSVSFLKALIS